In Mongoliitalea daihaiensis, one DNA window encodes the following:
- a CDS encoding curli production assembly/transport component CsgF — translation MKKVFVFTLFLSLISFAEVFSQQLVYTPRNPAFGGNTFNYQWLLSSAQAQDTTRDPNQTDRGLGFSRDPLQEFSESLNRQILSRLSRELVTRQFGEGSIEQGTYILGDFQIEISDGGRGLNITIVDIRTGATTVVEVPFF, via the coding sequence ATGAAAAAAGTATTCGTTTTTACATTGTTTTTAAGCTTGATATCATTTGCTGAGGTTTTTTCCCAGCAGCTGGTGTATACCCCAAGAAATCCTGCTTTTGGAGGAAATACCTTTAACTATCAATGGTTATTGAGCTCTGCACAAGCTCAGGATACTACCAGAGATCCCAATCAAACAGATAGAGGCTTAGGTTTCTCTAGAGATCCTTTGCAAGAATTTTCAGAAAGTTTGAATAGACAGATTCTTTCCCGTTTGTCAAGAGAGCTTGTTACACGCCAATTTGGTGAAGGTTCTATTGAGCAAGGGACATACATATTAGGCGATTTTCAAATAGAAATCAGCGATGGGGGCAGAGGTCTTAACATTACAATTGTGGACATTCGTACAGGTGCAACCACGGTTGTTGAAGTTCCATTTTTTTAA
- a CDS encoding curli production assembly/transport protein CsgE, producing the protein MSSVWRFGCLFCFLGIFSMNLHGQSDSTKVIKEAPESLKLLLNDIIEQATEKVKSDASLEIDGLLIDETKTKSGRDFFDLFYRDWEPPVDARNYSIFIMERPFRANQTLIEVFINETMVYQSFLQPRLDYIEEIVGDSVSITQMYLAQYEELIRELDGEDRKGSGIF; encoded by the coding sequence ATGAGTAGCGTTTGGAGATTTGGATGTTTATTTTGCTTTTTAGGGATTTTCTCCATGAATCTTCATGGGCAGTCTGATTCTACCAAAGTAATCAAAGAAGCACCTGAAAGTCTCAAGTTGCTCTTAAATGATATTATTGAGCAAGCTACTGAAAAAGTCAAATCAGATGCCTCGCTTGAAATTGACGGGCTTCTTATTGATGAGACTAAAACAAAAAGTGGGCGGGACTTTTTTGATTTGTTTTATAGAGATTGGGAGCCACCTGTAGATGCAAGAAACTATTCTATTTTTATTATGGAGAGGCCATTTAGGGCAAATCAAACCTTGATAGAGGTTTTTATCAATGAGACGATGGTATACCAATCATTTCTACAACCAAGATTAGATTATATAGAAGAGATCGTCGGAGATTCCGTGTCAATAACCCAAATGTATTTAGCACAATATGAAGAACTTATCCGGGAGTTGGATGGTGAAGATCGTAAAGGTTCAGGCATATTCTAA